In Halorubrum sp. PV6, a single window of DNA contains:
- a CDS encoding PGF-pre-PGF domain-containing protein gives MEDKNILSRESSPAGNDQSLVDLSEGAGKVQSVGLTFRPNSTASRVTVSESTSPTGNSSTPSNTVATYLDIEADTDVSKDIELKVTVSKSALGDIAVEDAVLLHYTDGSWKELADSESSRNNNEVTITATTSGLSPFAVAASNAATDNTESSDTGSENEGDNGTTSGGDSIADTDEDAGGSVADDDSSTSTGEGDSDDNSTSNETDNSSTPHGDTADDDTTTGDNTNNSTASDANNTTTNDSTTISDGTNDDTTSDSTPGFGTLAALTVLVAGTLLAARGID, from the coding sequence ATAGAAGATAAGAATATTCTTAGCCGAGAGAGTAGCCCCGCTGGGAACGATCAATCTCTGGTTGACCTCTCTGAAGGCGCTGGGAAAGTCCAGAGTGTAGGTCTCACTTTTCGGCCAAATTCAACAGCGAGTAGAGTGACCGTCTCAGAGTCGACAAGCCCAACTGGAAACTCATCAACGCCAAGCAACACTGTTGCGACCTACCTCGATATTGAAGCAGATACTGATGTGAGTAAGGATATTGAGTTGAAAGTAACTGTTAGTAAGTCTGCGCTTGGCGACATCGCTGTTGAAGACGCCGTTCTTCTACACTATACAGACGGGTCTTGGAAAGAACTTGCTGACTCCGAGTCATCACGCAACAACAACGAGGTCACAATTACGGCCACGACTTCTGGACTATCCCCGTTCGCAGTCGCGGCGTCCAACGCTGCAACTGACAACACTGAGAGTAGTGACACCGGCAGTGAAAATGAGGGTGATAATGGTACAACCAGTGGCGGCGATAGTATCGCTGATACTGATGAGGACGCTGGCGGGAGTGTCGCAGACGATGACAGCAGTACTAGCACCGGCGAGGGTGACTCTGACGACAACAGTACCAGCAATGAAACCGACAATAGTAGTACTCCTCACGGCGACACCGCTGACGACGACACTACGACGGGTGACAACACCAACAACTCCACTGCCAGCGACGCCAACAACACCACGACCAACGACAGTACTACGATAAGCGACGGCACGAACGATGACACTACCAGCGACAGTACGCCTGGGTTTGGCACCCTTGCCGCGCTCACGGTACTTGTTGCAGGAACACTGCTCGCAGCTCGTGGAATCGACTAA
- a CDS encoding PKD domain-containing protein translates to MNTRPLVAALALLALLGAAAPLASTQAAEIGEGVAIQPANGPNGAYAQVGDDGEVSIQLDGDAAVPGGSLPADALAHFDGVFVVVNTNTAGDAEGQQAYVYVRDEGGAAEDFDFYRGTAPGGRTPIEGQDNAIRLDTGESAPVGFEVDTRGDFEAADLTLTVVAEVSEIADAVLTVDTGTPTAGQPVTFNATGSDGDAIAYAYDFDDGTIAGDAGPQENHIFTDPGTYNVTLTVEEKAARAPNGSDSVSREVVVLGPPQTGDFGEEVEIPNAISGSDAPAIESVTADPAAGASDDIVVRAFAPGSVEDVADGNSPQGSAVVGATDISVPANPDVDATITIEIDASAVSTGTPASDLALERYNGTAWEPLPTAVQSTTGDTVTVVAETPGFSPFAVTINPDAPTLDLGGGGGGGGGGGGSGGGGGGGGGGGGDGADDTGGDAEEDIEDPDTPDDVDDGADEPVGEGDDEPVDDTNDGADDPANDVDDATPSDDQPPDSELAGIGLLPTLGIAAVLAVLAAVAFIRIRRRE, encoded by the coding sequence GTGAACACCCGCCCCCTCGTCGCTGCACTCGCCCTGCTCGCCCTCCTCGGAGCCGCAGCACCCCTCGCCAGCACCCAGGCCGCCGAGATCGGCGAGGGTGTCGCGATCCAGCCCGCGAACGGGCCGAACGGCGCGTACGCCCAAGTCGGCGACGACGGGGAGGTGTCGATCCAGCTCGACGGCGATGCGGCCGTGCCGGGTGGGAGCCTGCCGGCCGACGCGCTCGCGCACTTCGACGGCGTCTTCGTGGTGGTCAACACCAACACTGCCGGCGACGCGGAGGGCCAGCAGGCGTACGTCTACGTGCGCGACGAGGGCGGGGCCGCCGAGGACTTCGACTTCTACCGCGGGACCGCACCCGGCGGTCGCACGCCGATCGAGGGCCAAGACAACGCGATCCGGCTCGACACCGGCGAGTCCGCCCCGGTAGGGTTCGAGGTCGACACGCGTGGGGACTTCGAAGCGGCCGATCTCACCCTGACGGTCGTCGCGGAGGTCAGTGAGATCGCCGATGCGGTCCTCACGGTTGATACCGGCACGCCCACCGCCGGCCAACCGGTGACGTTCAACGCCACCGGCAGCGACGGCGACGCGATCGCGTACGCCTACGACTTCGACGACGGGACGATCGCAGGTGATGCCGGCCCGCAGGAGAATCATATCTTCACCGACCCTGGGACGTACAACGTGACGCTCACCGTCGAAGAGAAAGCTGCGCGTGCCCCCAACGGCTCTGATTCGGTCTCTCGGGAGGTCGTCGTCCTCGGCCCGCCGCAGACGGGTGACTTTGGTGAGGAGGTCGAAATCCCGAACGCCATCTCCGGGAGCGACGCCCCGGCCATCGAGTCGGTGACCGCAGATCCGGCGGCCGGGGCTAGTGACGACATCGTTGTCCGCGCGTTCGCCCCGGGGTCCGTCGAAGATGTCGCTGACGGCAACTCCCCGCAGGGGTCGGCGGTCGTCGGTGCGACCGACATCTCGGTTCCGGCTAACCCCGACGTCGACGCCACGATCACGATCGAGATCGACGCTTCGGCGGTCTCGACGGGGACCCCGGCCTCCGACCTCGCGCTCGAACGGTACAACGGTACGGCGTGGGAGCCACTCCCCACGGCCGTCCAGAGCACCACCGGGGACACAGTCACCGTGGTCGCGGAGACACCAGGCTTCTCGCCATTCGCAGTGACGATAAATCCCGACGCGCCGACGCTGGATCTTGGTGGTGGTGGCGGCGGCGGTGGCGGTGGCGGTGGCAGTGGCGGTGGCGGCGGCGGCGGTGGCGGCGGCGGCGGCGACGGCGCTGACGACACTGGTGGCGACGCCGAGGAGGATATCGAGGATCCGGATACCCCCGACGATGTGGACGACGGCGCAGACGAGCCGGTCGGCGAGGGCGATGACGAGCCGGTTGACGACACCAACGACGGTGCCGACGACCCGGCCAATGACGTTGACGACGCGACGCCGTCGGATGACCAGCCGCCGGACAGCGAACTCGCTGGAATCGGTCTTTTACCGACCCTCGGGATCGCGGCCGTGTTGGCAGTCTTAGCGGCGGTGGCCTTCATCCGCATTCGCCGCCGGGAGTGA
- a CDS encoding S26 family signal peptidase — MRGTAERLIEAVIILFAITLLAGQVVGQPLLLGYVETGSMEPTLEPGDGFISLPPEVVGELSPGDVIVYRAKQVNGGGLTTHRIVGETDRGYITQGDANPFTDQSAGEPPVRDPQIVGVGVRAAGNLVTIPELGTGVVAIRSIGGGLQQRVPAHMWAGAGVAGLVILLASGSGGGRLDRTALQDRSTGHNSVQGPSVGPRQIILFCGAIVIATATASAIAPLGPTEYRVVSAEADLPGPNVIAAGETETTTYRVPGGTILPVQYYVESASDGVEVLNGTSSGRIRPSESANATIRLSAPPETGAYRRYVQEYRYPLVIPSSVVESLYQVDPLAPILVLDMILALPFLLAARFVSNRPQVRGSPGVSSGGNRLLGGSRND; from the coding sequence ATGCGGGGAACAGCAGAGCGGTTGATTGAGGCTGTTATCATCCTTTTTGCGATCACCCTTCTTGCTGGACAAGTAGTTGGGCAGCCACTTTTGCTCGGATACGTCGAAACGGGGAGTATGGAACCGACGCTTGAACCTGGTGATGGGTTCATTTCACTGCCACCAGAGGTGGTCGGAGAGCTATCACCAGGTGACGTAATTGTATATCGAGCTAAGCAGGTAAACGGGGGTGGCCTGACCACACACCGCATTGTTGGTGAAACCGATCGGGGATACATAACGCAGGGTGACGCGAATCCATTTACTGACCAGTCAGCCGGAGAACCGCCAGTTCGCGATCCGCAAATTGTTGGTGTCGGTGTACGCGCAGCTGGTAACCTCGTTACTATCCCAGAACTTGGTACAGGTGTCGTCGCAATTCGGAGTATCGGTGGCGGGCTCCAGCAACGCGTTCCGGCTCATATGTGGGCTGGCGCCGGTGTTGCTGGGCTGGTTATACTGTTAGCCAGCGGTAGTGGTGGCGGGCGTCTAGATCGAACAGCACTCCAAGATCGTTCTACCGGCCACAATAGCGTGCAAGGACCGTCTGTTGGGCCGCGTCAAATAATCTTATTTTGTGGAGCGATTGTCATCGCAACGGCAACCGCAAGTGCTATTGCTCCGCTTGGCCCAACAGAATATCGGGTTGTGAGCGCCGAAGCCGACTTACCCGGTCCGAACGTCATCGCTGCAGGTGAGACAGAAACGACGACATATCGCGTTCCAGGTGGAACTATCCTGCCAGTTCAATATTACGTCGAGTCGGCTAGTGACGGTGTTGAGGTACTCAACGGGACCAGCAGCGGACGCATCCGACCAAGTGAATCAGCAAACGCCACGATCCGCTTGTCAGCACCTCCTGAAACGGGTGCATACAGACGGTATGTCCAAGAGTATCGATACCCGCTTGTGATACCCTCGTCGGTCGTTGAGTCCCTCTACCAAGTCGATCCCTTAGCCCCGATCCTCGTTCTCGATATGATCTTGGCGCTTCCGTTTCTGCTTGCGGCACGGTTTGTCAGTAACCGTCCGCAGGTTCGCGGTTCACCGGGTGTGAGTTCTGGTGGGAACCGTCTGCTTGGAGGGTCCCGTAATGACTGA
- a CDS encoding DUF5305 domain-containing protein, with product MTDTSDQLDNETILRIRDTVDTQYLLIITVLILLMTAGLWVSYTTHVSPETQTETEVVSQWSRTATFDHGATVTGQNPVYDTGQSLQNQRAYFPLISPVLSGEYQFQYAASGDGNVDVDITLQSTVQSRNDDIVFWQQTDQIGSVTAADIDPGGTTSTAFEFNMNQTRVQIERVEETFGEIPGDPVVIVQAQTRMTGRINGQPVNRKFTDELRLLPDGDTFVVNDPGEVENTSSQTQAFTTTREYSPLRSLGGPVVFLLSTAGLSISIFARRRGVITLSTTERDQLVRSEYSEWISAGSLPNQLDLQDPNVVEMKTLVGLVNVAADTGERVVYDQEQERYAVLHSSRVFICEPPLE from the coding sequence ATGACTGACACGAGCGACCAACTCGACAATGAGACTATTCTACGAATTCGAGACACGGTTGATACTCAGTACCTTCTTATTATTACCGTACTCATTTTGCTGATGACAGCGGGCCTGTGGGTTAGTTATACGACCCACGTAAGTCCAGAGACACAGACCGAAACCGAAGTCGTGTCACAGTGGAGTCGAACCGCGACGTTTGACCACGGCGCAACGGTGACTGGACAAAATCCGGTATACGACACAGGACAGAGCCTACAGAATCAACGGGCGTACTTTCCACTCATTTCCCCGGTCCTTTCTGGAGAGTATCAGTTCCAGTACGCTGCAAGTGGTGATGGCAACGTAGATGTTGACATTACGCTCCAATCAACCGTACAGAGCCGTAACGACGATATTGTATTTTGGCAACAGACTGATCAAATCGGGAGTGTCACGGCGGCAGACATAGATCCAGGAGGCACTACAAGTACCGCGTTTGAGTTCAATATGAACCAGACGCGAGTTCAGATAGAACGAGTCGAGGAGACATTTGGTGAGATACCAGGAGATCCGGTCGTAATTGTACAGGCACAGACTCGTATGACTGGCCGGATTAATGGTCAGCCGGTCAATCGTAAGTTCACTGATGAACTTCGATTGCTCCCAGATGGAGATACGTTCGTTGTCAATGATCCGGGAGAAGTGGAGAATACAAGCAGCCAAACCCAAGCATTCACCACCACACGTGAGTACTCACCTCTCAGGAGTCTTGGCGGCCCGGTCGTGTTTCTACTTAGCACCGCCGGTCTGAGTATCAGTATCTTTGCACGCCGCCGCGGGGTGATCACCTTGTCAACAACAGAACGCGATCAACTAGTTCGTTCCGAGTACTCTGAGTGGATATCCGCTGGTTCCCTCCCCAACCAGCTTGATCTTCAAGATCCGAATGTTGTTGAAATGAAGACGCTTGTTGGTCTCGTTAATGTTGCTGCAGATACAGGCGAACGGGTGGTGTATGACCAGGAACAGGAGCGATACGCCGTTCTCCACAGCAGTCGAGTCTTCATTTGTGAGCCGCCCCTAGAATGA
- the nth gene encoding endonuclease III: MSTHAWTESRVRELHDELVALYEPVDRVAEHGADPTAEPGEGVRQLVTTILSQNVADANTSRAAAALFDRYDDFAAIEAADHDELAETIRVAGLADQKAARIQRALTAIREETGGAYSLAFLDAMATDDAKGWLTAIKGVGPKTASVVLNFHFGKPTMAVDTHVKRVSKRFGLVPESASNEAAHDALDELVPDELIYPLHVLLIRHGREHCSARGADCDNPVCEAYCDCEYC; the protein is encoded by the coding sequence ATGTCGACGCACGCGTGGACCGAATCGCGGGTTCGCGAGCTTCACGACGAGCTGGTGGCGCTGTACGAGCCGGTGGACCGCGTCGCCGAACACGGCGCCGACCCGACGGCGGAGCCGGGCGAGGGCGTCCGCCAACTGGTGACGACGATTCTCTCGCAGAACGTCGCCGACGCCAACACGAGCCGCGCCGCGGCGGCGCTTTTCGACCGCTACGACGACTTCGCGGCCATCGAGGCGGCCGACCACGACGAGCTGGCGGAGACGATTCGCGTCGCGGGGCTGGCCGACCAGAAGGCCGCGCGCATCCAGCGTGCGCTGACCGCGATCCGCGAGGAGACGGGCGGCGCCTACTCGCTCGCGTTCCTCGACGCGATGGCGACCGACGACGCGAAGGGGTGGCTGACGGCGATCAAAGGCGTGGGGCCGAAAACCGCGAGCGTCGTGTTGAACTTCCACTTCGGGAAGCCGACGATGGCCGTCGACACGCACGTCAAGCGCGTCTCGAAGCGGTTCGGGCTGGTCCCGGAGTCGGCGTCGAACGAGGCGGCACACGACGCGTTAGACGAGTTGGTCCCCGACGAGCTGATCTACCCGCTTCACGTCCTCCTGATCCGACACGGCCGAGAACACTGCTCGGCGCGCGGCGCGGACTGCGACAATCCCGTCTGTGAGGCGTACTGCGACTGCGAGTACTGCTGA
- a CDS encoding transcription initiation factor IIB family protein: MYRASDRVDNAAWLDRLADACETLELDEETLSTATDLFLSRAPDDERGKRVAAAASLYAAALIRSQERPQSAVADAMDVSRLSVQKRWKPILEDAGFSPPTW; this comes from the coding sequence ATGTACCGAGCGAGCGACCGGGTCGACAACGCGGCGTGGCTCGACCGGCTCGCCGACGCGTGCGAGACGCTCGAACTCGACGAGGAGACGCTGTCGACGGCGACCGACCTGTTCCTCTCGCGCGCCCCCGACGACGAGCGCGGCAAGCGCGTCGCCGCCGCCGCCAGCCTCTACGCCGCCGCGCTGATCCGCAGCCAGGAGCGCCCGCAGTCCGCCGTCGCCGACGCGATGGACGTCTCTCGACTCTCCGTGCAAAAGCGGTGGAAGCCCATCTTAGAGGACGCCGGCTTCTCGCCGCCGACGTGGTGA
- a CDS encoding ArsR family transcriptional regulator, translating into MTADGPPAEFDLASGFSEELSSAPADDRVYRVALQLYEPAGVSEIAERASCAPDTARRHLKRLADIGVLTARSETPLAYERNESYFEWRRRNRLASLSSTELRDKLADLTTRERAFRDRFEADSPADVNALDHADFDGVEDVWAELSEWRTVRQRIRRLEAVRRRRADGPSTEGNTA; encoded by the coding sequence ATGACCGCCGACGGACCTCCGGCCGAATTCGACCTCGCCTCTGGCTTCAGCGAGGAGTTGTCGTCCGCTCCGGCGGACGATCGCGTGTATCGGGTCGCGCTCCAGTTGTACGAGCCCGCCGGCGTCTCCGAGATCGCGGAACGCGCGTCGTGTGCCCCGGACACGGCTCGCCGGCATCTCAAGCGCCTCGCGGATATCGGCGTTCTCACCGCGAGATCCGAGACGCCTCTCGCGTACGAGCGGAACGAATCGTACTTCGAGTGGCGGCGCCGAAACCGGCTCGCGTCGCTTTCGTCGACCGAGCTGCGCGACAAACTCGCCGACCTGACGACGCGGGAACGAGCGTTCCGCGATCGGTTCGAGGCGGACTCGCCCGCCGACGTGAACGCGCTCGATCACGCGGACTTCGACGGCGTCGAGGATGTCTGGGCCGAGCTGAGCGAGTGGCGGACGGTCCGACAGCGGATTCGTCGACTGGAGGCCGTTCGACGGCGGCGAGCCGACGGACCGTCGACGGAAGGGAACACCGCGTGA
- a CDS encoding fibrillarin-like rRNA/tRNA 2'-O-methyltransferase: MTDPDLPAGVERREFDGEARLATRGPPVYGEPTADGWRAWDPERSKLGGMLELGFDTGLTGGETVLYLGAASGTTVSHVADFAGPTYAVEFAPRPARDLVDAAEPRDRLFPLLKDARTPSRYAHVVESDVDIVVQDVATRGQAEVAVRNARFLADDGRLLLAIKARSEDVTAAPESVFESALDRLRGAYEILETRRLDRFHEDHLGVVATPDATAQR; this comes from the coding sequence ATGACCGATCCCGACCTGCCCGCGGGCGTCGAGCGCCGCGAGTTCGACGGGGAGGCGCGGCTCGCGACCCGCGGGCCGCCGGTGTACGGCGAGCCGACCGCGGACGGGTGGCGCGCGTGGGACCCCGAGCGCTCGAAGCTCGGCGGCATGCTCGAACTCGGGTTCGACACGGGGCTGACCGGGGGCGAGACGGTGTTGTACCTCGGTGCGGCCAGCGGGACGACGGTCAGCCACGTCGCGGACTTCGCGGGCCCGACGTACGCGGTGGAGTTCGCGCCGCGCCCGGCGCGGGACCTCGTCGACGCCGCCGAGCCTCGGGACCGGCTGTTCCCGCTCTTAAAAGACGCGCGGACGCCGAGCCGCTACGCGCACGTGGTCGAGAGCGACGTCGACATCGTCGTCCAGGACGTGGCGACGCGCGGGCAGGCCGAAGTGGCGGTGCGAAACGCCCGGTTCCTCGCGGACGACGGGCGACTCCTGCTCGCGATCAAGGCGCGCAGCGAGGACGTGACGGCGGCCCCCGAATCGGTGTTCGAGAGCGCCCTCGACCGCCTTCGAGGGGCGTACGAGATACTGGAGACTCGGCGGCTCGATCGGTTCCACGAGGACCACCTCGGCGTCGTGGCGACGCCGGACGCGACGGCCCAGCGCTGA
- a CDS encoding NOP5/NOP56 family protein, which yields MTNTDDDAGWFAGGPTPEAAAAIDGEAVRSRIADGEADAPRDWPALAVESGFADSRDDYYDRLHEASVAATREAVRERERADDKQLIHAVRAMDDCERTANELAERAAEWAGSLFDDAEPGVDGARAVAARDPDGELERRAVSLAERVADLADERDALSETIDRIAPAVAPNLTEMAGSELAARLIALAGGLESLAKKPSGTVQVLGAEDALFAHLSGRAPSPKHGIIYTHEYVRNTRPADRGSAARALAGKLTLAARVDHYAGERRESLHEDLRDRMATIRARAEDESDAATEGDE from the coding sequence ATGACGAACACCGACGACGACGCTGGCTGGTTCGCTGGCGGGCCGACGCCGGAGGCCGCCGCGGCCATCGACGGCGAGGCGGTCCGGAGTCGGATCGCCGACGGGGAGGCCGACGCGCCGCGCGACTGGCCGGCGCTCGCGGTCGAGTCCGGCTTCGCCGACTCGCGGGACGACTACTACGACCGACTCCACGAGGCGTCCGTGGCGGCGACTCGCGAGGCGGTCCGCGAACGCGAGCGCGCCGACGACAAACAGCTCATCCACGCGGTGCGAGCGATGGACGACTGCGAGCGCACCGCAAACGAGCTGGCCGAGCGCGCCGCGGAGTGGGCGGGGAGCCTCTTCGACGACGCCGAGCCGGGAGTCGACGGGGCTCGCGCGGTCGCCGCGCGCGACCCGGACGGCGAGTTGGAGCGGCGCGCCGTCTCGCTCGCCGAGCGCGTCGCCGACCTCGCGGACGAACGCGACGCGCTGAGCGAGACCATCGATCGGATCGCGCCGGCGGTGGCGCCGAACCTGACCGAGATGGCGGGGTCGGAACTCGCGGCCCGGCTGATCGCACTCGCCGGCGGCTTGGAGTCGTTAGCGAAGAAGCCCTCTGGAACGGTGCAGGTCCTCGGCGCCGAGGACGCGCTCTTCGCGCACCTCTCCGGGCGCGCCCCCTCGCCGAAACACGGGATCATCTACACCCACGAGTACGTGCGGAACACTCGCCCGGCGGACCGCGGGTCGGCCGCGCGGGCGCTCGCGGGGAAGCTGACGCTCGCGGCACGCGTCGACCACTACGCGGGTGAGCGGCGCGAGAGCCTGCACGAGGACCTCCGCGACCGGATGGCGACGATCCGGGCACGCGCGGAAGACGAGAGCGACGCCGCGACGGAGGGCGACGAATGA
- a CDS encoding CBS domain-containing protein, translated as MSGKPTVGEYMTRDVETVSPDETVLRVAERMAESDGHNGFPVTQGRTVEGFISAADLLLADDEAPVFTVMSDDLIVAHPDMKVTDAARVILRSGIQRLPVVDDADNLVGIISNTDVVRSQIERATPSKVGKLMRTLEQIHGVALTEERREVELTDLTPTQSRVYADELEGRKYELVRGLAEPLVVIDNGGTLHLADGHHRVMAAHDAGIEEMDAYVIVPDHAVDLGMAKTAKKEGLDDITDIEIVDYARHPLVETTKRLQ; from the coding sequence ATGAGCGGAAAACCGACCGTCGGCGAGTACATGACCCGCGACGTGGAGACCGTCAGCCCCGACGAGACGGTACTGCGGGTCGCAGAGCGGATGGCCGAGAGCGACGGCCACAACGGGTTCCCCGTGACGCAGGGCCGCACGGTCGAGGGGTTCATCTCGGCGGCCGATCTCCTCCTCGCCGACGACGAAGCCCCCGTCTTCACCGTGATGTCCGACGACCTGATCGTCGCGCACCCGGACATGAAAGTGACCGACGCCGCGCGCGTCATCCTCCGATCCGGGATCCAACGACTCCCGGTCGTCGACGACGCCGACAACCTCGTGGGGATCATCTCGAACACGGACGTGGTTCGGTCACAGATCGAACGCGCCACGCCGAGCAAGGTCGGGAAGCTCATGCGCACCCTCGAACAGATCCACGGGGTGGCGCTCACGGAGGAGCGCCGCGAGGTGGAACTCACCGACCTCACGCCGACCCAATCCCGCGTGTACGCCGACGAGCTGGAGGGGCGGAAGTACGAGCTGGTCCGGGGGTTAGCGGAGCCGCTCGTCGTCATCGACAACGGCGGGACGCTCCACCTCGCCGACGGCCACCATCGCGTGATGGCGGCGCACGACGCCGGCATCGAGGAGATGGACGCGTACGTGATCGTCCCAGACCACGCGGTCGACCTCGGCATGGCGAAGACCGCCAAAAAGGAGGGGCTCGACGACATCACCGACATCGAAATCGTCGACTACGCGCGCCACCCCCTCGTGGAGACGACGAAACGGCTCCAGTAG